A genomic region of Oncorhynchus mykiss isolate Arlee chromosome 2, USDA_OmykA_1.1, whole genome shotgun sequence contains the following coding sequences:
- the LOC110486492 gene encoding T-complex protein 1 subunit gamma translates to MMGRPIVVLSQNMKRESGRKVQKGNISAAKAIADVIRTCLGPRAMMKMLLDPMGGIVMTNDGNAILREIQVQHPAAKSMIEISRTQDEEVGDGTTSVIILAGEMLSVAEQFLEQQMHPTVIISAYRHALDDMLEMLKDISTPVDVNDRAQMLKIINSAICTKALSRWSTMACNIALDAVRTVELEEHGRKEINIKLYAKVEKVPGGFIEDSCVLKGVMVNKDVTHPRMRRMIKNPRIILLDCSLEYKKGESQTDIEITREEDFSRILQMEEEYIQTICEDIIRLKPDLIFTEKGISDLAQHYLMKANITAIRRVRKTDNNRISRACGARIASRTDELREEDVGTGAGLFEIKKIGDEYFTFVTECKDPKACTILLRGASKEILAEVERNLQDAMQVCRNVLLDPSLLPGGGAVEMAVSKRLMERSKTLTGVEQWPYRAVAQALEVIPRTLIQNCGASTIRVLTSLRAKHTLEACASWGVNGETGTLADMMELGICEPLAVKAQTYKTAVETAILLLRIDDIVSGIKKKGDDQAGGGQGAE, encoded by the exons ATGATGGGAAGACCAATCGTCGTGTTGA GCCAGAATATGAAAAGAGAGTCTGGACGCAAGGTTCAGAAAGGGAACATCAGTGCAGCAAAG GCAATAGcagatgtcatcagaacatgcCTGGGACCAAGAGCCATGATGAAG ATGCTGCTAGACCCCATGGGCGGCATTGTCATGACCAACGATGGCAATGCCATCCTCCGAGAG ATTCAAGTGCAGCACCCGGCAGCCAAGTCCATGATTGAGATCAGCCGCACCCAGGATGAGGAGGTGGGAGACGGCACCACGTCAGTCATCATCCTTG CTGGGGAGATGCTGTCTGTAGCAGAGCAGTTCCTGGAGCAGCAGATGCACCCCACAGTCATCATCAGTGCCTACAGACACGCCCTTGACGACATGCTTGAGATGCTCAAAGACATCAG CACCCCGGTGGATGTGAATGACAGGGCGCAGATGCTGAAGATCATCAACTCTGCCATCTGCACCAAGGCCTTGAGCCGTTGGTCTACCATGGCGTGTAATATTGCCCTGGATGCCGTGCGCACTGTGGAGTTGGAGGAGCACGGGCGCAAGGAGATCAACATTAAGCTGTACGCCAAAGTGGAGAAG GTGCCTGGTGGCTTCATTGAGGACTCATGTGTGCTAAAAGGCGTGATGGTCAACAAGGACGTCACTCACCCCCGCATGCGCAGAATGATCAAGAACCCCCGCATCATCCTGCTGGACTGCTCCCTGGAGTACAAGAAGGGCGAGAGCCAG ACTGACATTGAGATCACACGTGaggaggatttttctagaatccTTCAGATGGAGGAAGAGTACATCCAGACAATCTGTGAAGACATCATCCGCCTCAAGCCAGACCTCATCTTCACCGAGAAGGGCATCTCAG ACCTGGCACAACACTATCTGATGAAGGCCAACATCACAGCCATCCGCCGTGTCAGAAAGACTGACAACAACCGCATTTCAAG GGCATGTGGGGCTCGCATCGCCAGCCGTACAGATGAGCTGCGTGAGGAGGACGTGGGAACCGGCGCCGGCCTGTTTGAGATCAAGAAGATTGGAGATGAGTACTTCACCTTTGTCACAGAGTGCAAAGACCCCAAAGCCTGCACCATCCTGCTGAGAGGAGCCAGCAAAGAGATCCTGGCT gaGGTGGAGCGTAACTTGCAGGATGCAATGCAGGTGTGTCGTAACGTGCTACTGGACCCATCTCTACTCCCTGGAGGTGGGGCGGTGGAAATGGCTGTGTCCAAGAGGCTGATGGAGCGTTCCAAGACCCTGACTGGGGTGGAGCAGTGGCCCTACCGTGCCGTGGCCCAGGCCCTGGAGGTTATCCCCCGTACACTCATCCAAAACTGTGGTGCCTCAACCATCCGTGTGCTCACCTCTCTCAGG GCCAAGCACACCCTGGAGGCCTGTGCATCATGGGGTGTGAACGGAGAGACTGGCACCTTGGCAGACATGATGGAGCTTGGCATCTGTGAGCCGCTGGCTGTCAAGGCCCAGACTTACAAGACTGCTGTGGAG ACGGCCATCTTGCTGCTCCGCATTGATGACATTGTGTCTGGAATCAAGAAGAAAGGCGATGACCAGgctggaggaggacagggagcagAATGA